Proteins co-encoded in one Scomber scombrus chromosome 14, fScoSco1.1, whole genome shotgun sequence genomic window:
- the si:dkey-175m17.7 gene encoding dual specificity protein phosphatase 10 — protein sequence MPPLPLDERIVVIQRPKNISLCEASPQTIPQHSSQISTSSNGQVAHPPHIHHSQSHFYSPSCKPLTLECKRRSSRVLKFKGDQPIIPAGVRHIPSHCHSNGTVTLGPRLPSHTHTIDIRVSVDKGGRGAYSNSLGRNGSVKGGRGKCTSLQLDQGQCERKTGTAGRPGGAEQKSQRSRHSQLSTSPGGILQFVPAQAQQHKFRGEKEKENTSFLNRHDQEFPSLGHKKNSKLGTVHQSHNSHNLSYHHNSVPVPHAAILNSNYPSSPPPQPTHVPISFQQLNQPRPSRSRDHRPHILHGLPLSPCSSHAGGFPSPDHTCTIDCTHPLSCGCWRLVRCRGYKGHSAGCQGGGGSSSTSFSCVHNVGAMKTGGKEMGMRDMGGCLSTASTSNTSSSNSTASDCRATLFKPLRCASCSGEAGNFESPAILRKKLVGGCLPCNPLCSSAPLRAIQSCVTGCNPKASQTGSSTCSYCSSDPIVVTFNPRRGKPPGRGMGAPHSMGMFPPDDDDYSVRTIWPEELAKKMTHSKAQKNHCAGMGIGVGKTGASQVQNGSNGTGLVLLDCQNLQDYAQSQLTDHAGRRRLQQGKMAALDFMGYRSGSGYDDGRNSLKRLLNKAEDAGMGDSPEHERDTAYPRSPSPRSISPPSPVSFSPPPSAPTTLIKPKPWQRDREGGHSLPSAQSLHLALNSLNREQDEENSRMHLSLPLSSSLPASLSDETVMTPDAENAVVSPILPFLFLGNERDAEDLDLLLHLNIGYVVNVTTHLPLYHVNSGLRYKRLPATDNSKQNLRQYFEEVFEFIEEAYQSGQGVLVHCQAGVSRSATIVIAYLMKHTLMTMTDAYKYVRSRRPVVSPNLNFMGQLLEFERDLNSGVTPRILMPKLNGVETQV from the exons ATGCCTCCCCTCCCTCTTGACGAGCGCATAGTGGTCATTCAGCGCCCTAAAAACATATCCCTGTGTGAGGCTTCCCCACAAACCATCCCACAGCATTCCTCTCAAATATCAACCTCCTCCAATGGACAAGTCGCCCACCCTCCTCATATCCACCATTCTCAGTCCCATTTCTATTCACCCTCCTGTAAACCTCTGACTCTGGAATGCAAGCGCAGATCCTCCCGCGTACTGAAATTCAAGGGTGACCAGCCTATTATCCCAGCGGGCGTCAGACACATCCCTAGCCACTGCCACAGCAATGGCACAGTAACTCTCGGCCCACGGCTACCGTCCCACACACATACTATTGATATCAGGGTGAGTGTGGACAAAGGAGGACGGGGAGCATACAGCAACTCATTAGGACGTAACGGAAGTGTAAAAGGTGGCAGAGGGAAATGCACTTCGTTACAGCTTGATCAAGGACAATGTGAGAGAAAAACTGGAACTGCAGGGAGGCCAGGTGGAGCCGAACAGAAGTCACAGCGAAGTCGCCATAGTCAGCTGTCGACTTCCCCTGGAGGCATTCTACAATTTGTCCCCGCCCAGGCGCAGCAGCATAAGTTCAGgggagaaaaggagaaggaaaacACTAGTTTTCTTAACAGACACGACCAGGAATTCCCCTCTTTGGGTCACAAGAAGAATTCCAAACTGGGAACTGTCCATCAAAGCCATAATAGTCACAATCTGTCCTACCACCACAACTCTGTCCCTGTACCCCATGCCGCCATCCTAAACTCCAACTATCCCTCATCCCCTCCCCCCCAACCCACCCATGTCCCAATCTCATTTCAGCAACTCAACCAGCCCCGCCCGTCCCGTAGCAGGGATCACCGTCCTCACATTCTCCATGGTCTACCCCTTTCCCCCTGCTCCTCTCATGCCGGAGGTTTCCCCAGCCCTGACCATACCTGCACCATCGACTGCACCCACCCACTCAGTTGTGGCTGTTGGAGGCTGGTAAGATGCAGAGGGTATAAGGGGCACTCAGCTGGCTGCCAAGGAGGTGGTGGAAGCTCTTCCACCTCATTTTCCTGTGTTCACAATGTCGGCGCTATGAAGACAGGAGGCAAAGAAATGGGTATGAGAGACATGGGTGGGTGTCTCTCCACCGCCTCCACCtccaacacctcctcctccaacaGCACTGCTTCTGATTGCCGAGCAACCCTGTTCAAACCCCTCCGCTGTGCCTCCTGCTCTGGTGAGGCTGGAAACTTTGAGAGTCCTGCTATCCTTCGTAAGAAACTGGTTGGAGGATGCCTGCCCTGTAACCCTCTGTGCTCTTCGGCCCCTCTCCGGGCAATACAAAGCTGTGTCACAGGCTGCAACCCAAAAGCCTCTCAGACAGGCAGTTCCACCTGCAGCTACTGCAGCAGCGACCCCATCGTGGTGACATTCAACCCTCGCCGAGGCAAACCTCCAGGAAGGGGCATGGGAGCACCTCATTCAATGGGTATGTTCCCACCCGATGATGATGACTACAGCGTGCGTACTATCTGGCCTGAAGAATTGGCAAAGAAGATGACCCATTCTAAAGCCCAAAAGAATCACTGTGCCGGGATGGGCATAGGGGTCGGGAAGACTGGTGCAAGCCAGGTCCAAAATGGCAGCAACGGAACAGGCCTTGTCCTCCTGGACTGTCAAAACCTCCAGGACTATGCACAATCTCAGCTAACGGACCACGCTGGTCGAAGACGGCTGCAGCAGGGTAAAATGGCTGCGCTCGATTTTATGGGCTACAGGTCAGGATCTGGGTATGATGATGGCAGAAACTCCCTGAAAAGGCTTCTGAATAAAGCCGAAGATGCAGGAATGGGGGACTCTCCTGAGCATGAAAGAGATACAGCATATCCTCGTTCCCCATCTCCCCGTTCCATCTCTCCACCATCACCTGTGTCCTTTTCGCCTCCACCGTCCGCCCCTACCACACTCATCAAACCCAAACCctggcagagagacagagagggagggcaTTCTCTGCCGTCGGCTCAGTCGCTTCACCTGGCCCTGAACTCGCTGAACAGAGAGCAAGATGAGGAGAATAGCAGAA TGCACCTTTCACTGCCGCTCTCCTCATCATTGCCGGCCTCTCTATCCGATGAGACTGTGATGACTCCCGATGCAGAGAACGCTGTGGTCAGTCCCATCCTGCCCTTCCTTTTTCTGGGGAACGAGAGAGACGCCGAGGACCTGGACCTGCTGCTACACCTCAACATCGGTTACGTGGTCAACGTGACCACACACCTGCCCCTCTACCATGTCAACTCTGGACTGCGCTACAAAAGGCTGCCAGCCACTGATAACAGCAAGCAAAACCTTCGACAATACTTTGAGGAGGTTTTTGAGTTCATTG AGGAGGCATATCAGAGTGGACAGGGAGTGTTGGTGCACTGCCAGGCGGGCGTGTCCCGTTCCGCAACCATTGTCATCGCCTATCTTATGAAGCACACCCTCATGACAATGACAGATGCCTACAAATATGTGCGAAGCCGCCGTCCCGTGGTGTCCCCGAATCTAAACTTCATGGGCCAGCTTTTGGAGTTTGAGAGGGACCTCAACTCTGGGGTGACTCCTCGTATTCTGATGCCTAAACTAAACGGTGTGGAAACGCAGGTGTGA